GTAGACATCGACGGAATCCGTGAACCAGTAGCAGGTTCCTTACTCTACGGAAACAACATCATCTCCGGAGCAGTAGTACCATCCTCCAACGCAATTGGCTTGCACTTCTACCCAATTTGGGAAGCAGCTTCTCTTGATGAGTGGTTGTACAACGGTGGCCCATACCAACTAGTAATATTCCACTTCCTGATTGGCGTATTTTGCTACCTCGGTCGTGAATGGGAACTATCCTACCGCTTAGGAATGCGTCCTTGGATCTGCCTAGCATTCTCCGCACCTGTGGCTGCTGCTACCGCAGTATTCTTGATCTACCCAATTGGACAAGGTTCCTTCAGTGATGGTATGCCCTTGGGTATCTCTGGAACCTTCAACTTCATGATCGTGTTCCAAGCAGAACACAACATCTTGATGCACCCCTTCCACATGTTAGGTGTGGCTGGTGTATTCGGTGGTTCTTTGTTCTCCGCAATGCACGGTTCCTTGGTAACTTCCTCCTTAGTTCGTGAAACAACCGAGAACGAATCACAAAACTACGGTTACAAATTCGGACAAGAAGAAGAAACCTACAACATCGTTGCAGCACACGGTTACTTCGGTCGCTTAATCTTCCAATACGCGTCCTTCAACAACAGCCGTTCCTTGCACTTCTTCCTAGCTGCATGGCCTGTAATTGGAATCTGGTTCACAGCGTTGGGCGTAAGCACAATGGCGTTCAACTTGAACGGTTTCAACTTCAACCAGTCTGTGATTGACTCTCAAGGTCGTGTAATTAACACCTGGGCTGATATCATCAACCGCGCTAACTTGGGTATGGAAGTAATGCACGAGCGTAACGCTCACAACTTCCCCTTAGACTTGGCTGCTGGTGATGTTGCTCCTGTTGCTCTCACCGCTCCTGCTATCAATGGTTAATTTTCTGACCTAGAAGCAATAACTAATGTGTGAATGAAAGGCGCTCTCCTTGAGGAGAGCGCCTTTTTAGTTTGGGTTTGAACATTCTGAGCATTTTAAAATGCAGCGTTTTTTCTCAGTCACTGGGAGCAGGAGCTTTAGGGAATTTGATACACTAGCTAAAATTTGAAATTATTCCAGCTGGTAGCTCTAGGCTGATAAATAAATATGAGTGACGCTTTATTTTGTATAGAAAATTTACGAGTTGCTTATCCTCAGCGCGGTGGGGAAGAACTTAGTTGGGCGGTGGATGATGTATCTTTGACACTACAACCTGGGGAAAGAATGGGTTTGGTGGGGGAGTCTGGTTGTGGTAAATCTACTTTGGGAAGGGCAGTAATGCGGTTGTTACCGTCATCCAGCCGGATTGAGGGACGAGTAACTTTTCAAGGAGAGCCAGTATTTGATTTAACACCAACTCAGTTGCGGAAATTTCGGGGAGAAGTAGTAGCATTAATTTTCCAAGATCCGATGACGCGCCTTGACCCGTTAATGACGATTGGTAAACATTGTCTGGAAACTTTGCAAGCACATTCCCCAGAGTTATCAGCCAAGGAAGCCAAAGAAAAAGCGCTGGCGACTTTAGAAAAGGTAAAAATCCCGGCGAGTAGGTGGAATCAGTACCCTCATGAGTTTAGCGGTGGGATGCGACAACGGGTAGCGATCGCTCTTGCCCTCCTCCTAAATCCTAAGTTAATTGTGGCTGATGAACCTACCACTAGTTTAGATGTCACTGTTTCAGCCCAGATTTTACAAGAATTAACACGTCTGTGTGCTGAAGAAAATATGGCGCTGTTGCTAATTTCTCACGATTTGGCAATGGTAGCAGAATATTGCGATCGCATCGGCGTAATGTACAAGGGCAAAATGGTAGAAATGGGTGCCACTACATCGGTATTTGGCAACCCCCAGCATGAATATACGCGATCGCTTCTGCAAGCAGCTTTGCACATTCAAACAGTTGATGAGGTAACTGAAGACTGGGGATTAGGCAATGAGGAAAATATTTCTCAAACGCCTATTTTGCGTGTCACAGAACTCAAGCAACACTACACCATAGAGCCTAACTTTATTGAACGACTGTTTAAAGCTGAAAGTCAAACAATCAAAGCCGTAGATGGTATTAACCTCGAACTTTATCAAGGAGAAATTCTCGGCTTAGTTGGTGAGTCGGGTTGCGGTAAAAGCACACTATCGCGGACTATCTTACAGCTAATTCATCCTACATCTGGCAAAGTGGAATTTTTGGGTAAGGATTTAACCAAGCTATCGCGGCAAGAAATTCGCTCTTCCCGACGACAGATGCAAATGGTGTTTCAAGACCCACATGCTTGTCTGAATCCGGCGATGACAGTGGGGCAGAGTATAGGTGATCCTTTGTTAATTCACAATCTTGCTGATGCGGCTAAAGCAAAAGAAGAAGTATTGTGGATGTTGCAAAAAGTCGGCTTAACACCGCCAGAAGTTTATTATCAACGTTACCCATCAGATTTGTCTGGCGGACAGCAGCAACGGGTAGCGATCGCGCGGGCTTTAATTACTCGCCCCAAACTGTTGATTTGCGACGAACCGGTGAGTATGTTAGATGCCAGCGTACAGTCGCAAGTTCTGGATTTGATGTTGCAATTAAAGGAAGAATTTGAGTTAACGTATCTATTTATTACTCATGACTTGTGGTTAGCGAGATTTTTGTGCGATCGCATTGCGGTAATGCACGGTGGTAAAATCGTTGAACTCGGCCCGACAAAACAAATTTTTGCCAATCCTCAGCACCCGTATACTAAAACTCTACTAGCGGCGGCTCCCCTATTGGCACGGGCTTAGAATTTCAGGGTAAGCAGAATGGAACAAGGGAGAGATTACGTCATAACTCGTGGTGTTAAGTCAAAACTAAGTTATCTCGATGCACTACGGTATCTGAACCAACATAGCCCAATATTTCCGGAATTTCTCTAGAGTGACGGCCGCAGATCTTTTGCAGTTCATCGCTGCTGTAGTTTACTAGTCCTCTAGCTATTTCGTTGCCGTGGGTGTCGCACAATTGCACAGCTGCTTGGGTGTCAAATTCTCCTTCTACTGCTTTGATACCTGCTGCTAATAATGATTTTCCGGCTTGCGATATGGCTATGATCGCACCCTGATCTAAATACAATTTTCCCGCTGGCACAAGTCCGTAAGCTATCCAGCGTTTTCTGGCTGATGTGGGTTCAGGTTGCGGTTCAAAGTGCGTTCCTAAAGGTTCCCCTTGTAAAATTTTTTCGAGATTGCGGGGAAATCGCCCTTGCGTGATTACTGTTCGTACTCCCGCCGCGATCGCAATTCTGGCGGCGGAGATTTTTGTTACCATCCCACCAGTACCCCATTGTGAGCCTTGTCCGCCTGTTTGGATTTGCAGTTTTGCCAATTCTTTAATATTACTGACCAAGGAAATGGGTTTGGCATCGGGTACAGAACGGGGATCGGCTGAGTATAATCTGTCTACGTCGGTAAGTAAAAATAGCCAATCGGCTTCTACTAAACTCGCTACTAATGCTGATAGGGTATCGTTATCACCAAATTTCAGTTCCTCTACAGCTACGGTGTCATTTTCATTAACTACGGGAATTACACCCAGTCCCAGCAATTCTTTAAAGGTGTTGTAAACGTTAAGGTATCGGCTACGCTGTACTAAATCGCTGCGAGTTAGCAAAACTTGGGCAATCGGCTGTTGCAAGGTAGTAAACAAATCATCATATATCCGCATTAACCGCCCTTGACCAACTGCGGCTACTGCTTGTTTGAGGGCGATCGCTTTGGGGCGTTCTGTTAAACCCAATCTCGCACAACCAACACCCACCGCACCAGAGGAAACCAAAATCACTCGATTGCCCTGCTGTCTTAAATTGCACAGTGTTTCTGTTAAAGTTGCGATCGTAGACAGTGCTAATTGCCCTGTTTCTGGTTGGGTCAGGCTAGAAGTGCCGATTTTAACGACAATCGTTTTGGTCATGGTCAATGGTCAATGGTCAATGGTGAGCCAGCGCGGTCTTCTCCCAAAGGGAGAGGCTAACGCCCGCCGTAGGATGCCCAAAGGGCTGTAGGGGGTTTCCCCCATGAGGGACTGGTGTTAGCGCAGCGTTAGCGACGTTAGGAGCGTCACCCCGAAGGGGTCAATGGTCAATGGTCAATGGTTACTTTTGACTTTAGACTCTTGACTCTGGACTAAAAAGTAAAGCGCCAATCCTTCTATAGTGAAGGTGACGCTTTACCAGTTTATAGTTATTTGCTATTTACTAGGGTCTTTTTTGGCTGACCCCATGTTATTAATACTTATAATCTCCCATTTTGTGTGTTTCTAAATCATCCTTAATTATTTCTTTAGCTTTCTTTTCCTGACGATTTGTTACTTTTTGTGAATTGTGTTTTGCTTGGGAGTGATAGAGGCTCCCAAAATTTCGGAAAACCAAACTTCAAAATTTCTCACAGGATGGGAACGCAGTGCAGCATCGGGGTGAATAATCGGTTCTACGAGAATTGTAAACATTCCCAGACGATTCCCGGCTAAAACATCAGTAAATAAGCGATCGCCCACCATACCCACTTGATGTGCAGGTAAATCCATTGATTGCAGAGCCGCTCTAATTTTCCGGCGAGAGGGCTTGGCTGCACCTAAGTAGTAAGGTAAGTTCAAAGAACGGGCAATGCTGCCAATGCGAGATTCACTTAAGTTATTGCTCACTAACCACAAATCAACGTTCATGCGGATTTCTTCTACCCATTGTCTCAATTCTGGTGAAGGAGTCCCGACTGTAAAGGGAACTAAAGTTTCATCTACATCTAAAACTAGTCCCTTCAGCCCATATTGTTGAATAATTTTTTTAGTCAATCGCAATACTGAACCGTGTAAAATCAAGTCAGGCTGTAAGAGATTGTTCCAAGTCATAGACAATATTTAAGGATCACAATGAGAAATGCTCTTGCTTTAGAGCATTTGTTTAATATTTCAGAAGTAATAGAGAAATACCCATAAATCTGGTAATAAGCGCTTATGGGTATTTTAGATAATTGGTATTATTCAATTTTAACTAGGCGAGCAGAGCTTTGCTCTCCTATTTAGCGCCCAGAGAAAAATTGTTTTACGCGTTTTTTATGGAAAGTGCTTAAACTCCTGCGGAATTATGCTGATAAAAATTCGCAATTAAAAATCTAAGAATGTGATGTTTTTAATTTTGAATTTTTACAGTTTTATTCCACTTCGTTAAAAAGTTGTTCTTCTAGTAGTGGTTGTACTTGGCGAAATTCTTCTGGAGAGAGTAATTCTGGATTACCTTCTTTGGTAATCCTGGCAAAAAAGAGCAAGGGGTCGAGGGGGGTATAAATAGCATACTCCTGTTCTTCGTGATAGAAGCTGGCGAGTAACTGTAATTGCTCTGGCTCTAAATCTGTTTCGTCGTCTTCTATTTCTAATGTAAAAAGTTCCGACTCATCTACAGCAGGTAATTCACCAGCAACGGTTAAAGCGTAAGCTGTATTTTTGAGAATCAAGTTTTGCTCAGATAAGACTGCTTGGGCGGTGCTAAAAATTTCGTCAAGGATGGCATCATCTTCTACTAAAACGGCTTCTTCTTCCTCGTCTTCACCTTCCCAAGCGAAAACTTCTATGGGTGAGTCCACAGGAAGAAGTAAGACGTATTCTTGCCCATCTACAGAGAGCGAATGTTCTATGTAACATTCGAGAGTTCGCCCTGTGTCATCAGTCAAGGTGATGGAAACTGTACGATCGCGATCGTTATCTTCAGAAAATGGAGAGGAAAACATAGCCGATTAGTTAAACTTTAATCTTTACCCGCAACTGTGAAAATTGCTTTCCTGTGGAATGACAAATAATGTCAAGCCAATAGTTTCACATTCAGACACAACTACTAGGTAATTGCTTTCAGAATATCATGTCAAAAGCTATCCATACTCGACAGCATCTTAACTGCGGTAGCTCGTCGAGCATCCAGCCATTGTTGTAAAATTAGTGCTGCTGCTTTGCGGTCAATTAAACCTTTATTCCGAGATGGTGAGACTTTTTCTGCAATGAGCATTTGCTCTGCTTGATAAGAGGTTAAGCGCTCATCAACATATTCAATGGGTAGTTTGAGAGCCTTGCCCAGTCTAGTGGCAAATTTCTGCACTTGACGCGCCTGAAATCCCAAAGAGCCATCCATTGAATAAGGTAAACCAACTACTAAGATTTCTACCTCACGTTCATTAACTATATTTTGGAATTGCTCAACATCGCGCTCAAAAGATGAGCGTTCAACTGTTGTAATTCCGGTCGCAATTAAACCAGTGCGATCGCATCCAGCTACGCCGATGCGCTTGAGTCCGACATCTAATCCTAGTGCTGAAATATACTGCTTTGTGGTCATTGTCATAAGTTTTGAGTGACTTCGGCTTGAGCGCTCAGTCGAACGCTAAGTAGTGAGTGCTGCGTCATATATTCTTTCTTTACTATCCTGTTGATTTCACTACTTTTCCTGCTGACCATCTACGGATTCATTTTGGCAAGAGGCTTCAATGTTACAGTTGTTGCACTTAAAGGTAATAGGCTCTGATTTAGTTGGCACTGGTATATCTGAGGATTGTGGCTGTACTGTTTTTGCCCAAGACATACCACCTGGAATTGGCTTACGCGCTGGTTGCAAACCTTGCAGTACATCAGTCCATTGAATGCCTTCTAGGGAGACAAATTTTGATTCTCGGAGTTTGTGCCACACTGAGCGAGACATGATCAAAGTGTGTTCAGTGCGTTTCGCACCAATCCGTTCTAAATATTCTTCTCGTTCTGGCTGGTAGTCTAAAGAAGCCAGCCGCAAACCCTGTTGGGGAAAGTCTTGTGCTATCCGCGCCAATTGCGACAGCAATTCTGGATACAACCAAGTGTATGCAGGATGAACTGTCAGCGTAGCTACATGAGGAGTTTCACCTTTGCGGTCAAGCTGCACTTGAAAATAGCCAATTGCGGCTTTGCGTTGAGGTTCAAACACATAACCACTGACAACTTCAGTTTTGGTTATCCACTGCTTGACTGCATCAGTTAATGCTCCGAACAAGCTGGTTTTAAAATCGCGGGTGTTGCGGTCAAATACCTGACGCACTAAAGGCGGCATAGATGCTGTATCTAGTTGATAGAGCAACTGAGCATCTGCGTTACTGACTGGGAGCAAGTTAGGTAAATCTGGTTCTGCTTGTGCTAATTCCGCTAGTAAATCAGCTTCAATTTTCCAGTATGTAATTTCTGCTAGACGTTGAAATCCATTTTGCCGATACAGTGCAAGGGCATCGACATCATTAATATTTACTTCTAATAACCAAGTCCGAGCTTCTAAAATCGACTCAAAACAGTGACGCAACAATTGTGAGCCAATTCCTTGCTTATCCGCGGTGCGATCTAGCAGCACCCGATCAATGCGCCAAGTACTACGGGTGCGGTTAAATGGTGACACCTGAATCATGCCTAAAAGCATCCGTCCCTGTTCAGCTACGAATGCACAGAAACGATACTGTAGGGGATTAGGAAACCAACTCAAAAATTTGAGTAATCCATACCAGCGACGCAGCGATTGCATCTGATGGTTGGCACAACTAGACTCGTTAGGAGTCATTGCGGTGAATGACTCTTGAGTTAATCGCTCAATTCCATCCAGATCCCGAAAGTGGACTGGCCGGATGACAACGCTGAGATTTCGAGGAAGTAATGAAGTCATTTTGATTCAAGCGGCCATGTAGCCTTAACTAACTGCTCTTGGGTGGAACTGATGCAATAATAATTTTAACGGCTTTCCGTTGTGGGCTATTGCTTCAAAAGGTTGATTTTGGTGATTAAATATTTAAAAAAGCAAAAAAAGCAGATTTGATGAGTGCGCTATAGGCGTTAACCCAACAATACCTGCTTTTATTTTATTTGACTTTTAGTTAAATTTCCTATATTTACAAACCTTGCCGAGAAATTAACTTTTCAAAGTTGGCTTGGGTTTGATGGAGGAGTTGTTGTCTACTATCTTCTACGGTATGGTGGAGGGTTGGAACCAGATTGCGAGCTTGTAGAGTCATGTGCAGCTGTAAGTGGGCGACATATTCACTAAAATCTTCGTTTTGTACAGCTTTGCCCGTGAGTAAGTTGGATTCCATTGCCACTGTGTTCTCCTTATAGCGCTGTTGCTTCACATCATCAAAACTTATCATGTTGCTCGGATTACCTTTTTATTTTGCAATGAAGTTTAACGGTTGTTTGCAATCTACTCTCGTAGGACGTAGCCAACACCGCGGACTGTTTGAATCAGGCGCTTTTCTTGATTGATTTCGAGTTTGAGGCGCAAGTAACGGACATAAACTTCGATAATGTTGGAATCGCCCATGAAGTCGTAACCCCAGACTTCTTCTAAAATGCGATCGCGGGTAATTACCTGTCGGGGATGGGAAAGTAAATAATCGAGCAAGTCAAATTCTTTGGCGGTTAATTCAATTAATCTGTCACCGCGATAAACTTCTCTAGTCCGGCGATTTAAGCTGAGATCTTCAAATTCTAAGATATCGGCTGCGTCTGCTTCTTGATTGCGACGCAGATGAGCGCGGACTCTGGCTAAGAGTTCTTCAACGCTAAACGGTTTTACTACATAATCATCAGCACCAGCATCTAAACCGGCAACGCGATCGCTGACTTCATCTTTAGCAGTTAATAATATTACTGGGACTTTATCACCAGTACTCCGTAGGCGACGACAAATTTCTAATCCTGATAACCCAGGTAACATCCAATCTAAAATAACTAAATCTGGATGTAACTCCCGCGCTGCAGTCAGCGCAGTTAATCCATCGTAGGCGACACTGACTTGATAACCTTCGTAATTCAGTTCCAATTCGATAAATCGCGCCAGTTTGACCTCATCTTCTACAAGTAAGATGTGTGTCATATTGATGATTTTAATGATTTCAGCAAGGTAAGGCAGTAATTGATACAGACTGAGAACCAGTTCGACACATATCTAATTAGTTCTAAAATAGCTTAGTATAGATTGAAGCAGATAACAAGTGTGCGTCTGTAATTACCGATAGCTGCTGTTTGTGACTTTCAAAGTTTAACAATAAACAGTTACATCTTCACCACATTCATCAGTAAGATAACACAGCGCTCGAAAACGCAGACTTACTAGTGGCTGATACAACAACAAGGTTCAGATAAGAATATTTAACCGCCGATGTACTTTAATAGACATCTCTGGAAAAGATTGTAGAGACGTTTCATGAAACGTCTCTACAAGGGTTCTAAGAAACGCACATTTAATTTTCAAAGATGTCGAATAACAAATGACAACTCTAAATGTGAGTCCGCACAAATTTTTCTAACCTATCTAATCCCTTTTCGATTGTGGTTAAATCAGTGGCGTAGGAAAGACGAATGTTATTATCTGCACCAAAGGCAATTCCAGGAATGACTGCAACTTGATGTTCTTCAATCAAAGCGTTGCAAAAGTCTAAGGATTTCAGTCCGGTTTTGCTGATGTCGGGAAACAGATAAAAAGCACCATCTGGTTTGGGACAATTCAGTCCAGGAATGGCGTTGATTCTCTCTAGCATAACTTGTCGCCGTTTGGTGAAAGCTGCCAGCATTTCGGCTACACAGTCTTGAGATTCTTGTAAGGCTGCGATCGCCCCATATTGAGCAAAGGTACAAACATTAGATGTACTATGCCCTTGTATGGAATTGGCGGCTTTAATAATTTCTATTGGCCCAGCTAAGTAACCCAAGCGCCAACCTGTCATAGAGTAAGCTTTAGCAAAGCCGTTACTAATAAAGGTACGTTCAAAAATTTCTTGACCGAGAGAACCAATACTAATGTGTTCTGCACCGTCGTAGAGAATTTTTTCGTAAATCTCATCGGAAACTACATAGATATCTGCATCAACTACTACTTGCGCCAAAGCTTTAATTTCCTCTGGCGTGTATACCATCCCTGTTGGGTTAGATGGAGAATTGAGGACAAATAACTTAGTTTTAGGGGTAATGGCTTGGCGCAGTTGTTCCGGTGTAATTTTATAGCCTGTGGAAGCATCAGTGTTGACAATTACTGATACACCACCTGCCAAAGTTACCATTTCGGGATAACTCAGCCAATAGGGAGCCGGAATAATTACCTCATCACCTGGATCGATGAGTGACAAGATCAAGTTGTACAAAGAATGTTTACCGCCATTGGTGACGATGACATTTTCTGCTTTGTAATCTAAACCGTTATCAGTTTTCAGCTTTTGGGCGATCGCTTCCCTTAACTTTGGTTCTCCAGCTGCGGGGCCATACTTGGTTTTGCCTTCTTCCAAAGCTTTTGCTGCTGCGGCTTTAATATGCGCTGGTGTGTCAAAATCCGGTTCGCCAGCGCTAAAACTACAAACATCTATACCTTCTGCCTTCATGGCCTTAGCTTTAGCTGCGATCGCTAAGGTTAAAGAAGGTTTTACCTGACTTACTCTTGCTGCCAGTTTCATTCTTACTTATTCTTTGGCAAATCTCTCACTTATTTAAGGATATCCCAGAAACTCTACCGAGTTTTGCCTTTGGGTGAATTCCTTTGCATCTGTGTGTGCATCACAGAAATCTCGCAAAATTCTGTGGCTAATCACACGCATTTAAATTTCTTTAATTGTCTGTACATTTTTACCTCCCTATGAAGCTAGATATTATGTTTTGAGTCTATCATCCAAAAATTAATCGCTAAACATTTGCACTGCATAAATTTGACCAGTTTTACCAACAGCAATACCATAGCCAAATTTTTTGTATTCACGGGTGAGGAGGTTGGTGCGGTGGTTGTTGCTGTACATCCAACTGCGTTGAAAATTTTCGACTGTGCTGTAAGTTAGCCCTAAACCTTGGACACTATCTTTAATAATATTTTCGCCAACTCCGACACGCCGATTACCACTAACGGCAATATAGCGATCGCGGGGATTTTTCCCATCGAGGGAAATATGATTAAAATATTGCTGCTCCAGCATATCTTGGGCGTGGAGTTTTGCGGCTAATGAAAGTAAAGCGTCGGCTTTGAGAGGTTTTAAATTATTGAGGGTGCGATCGCGATTTACCAATTCTAAGGCAAACTGTCTCAACTCTGGCTCATCACGCAACTGTTGGGCATTCCAAATGGTAACTTTTGGCTGGCCAATTTTCCAATCAGCGCCACCATTCCCGTTATAAAGACCTTGTTTTAGCAGTCCAAAGGGAGAAAGTTCTGTCCAAAAATAATTAATATCCACTGGGTGTCCCCGCAAAGCCTGGTGGATGAAATAGGTAGTTGGCCTAAATGCTAAAACTACCGTAAATAAAACAACGTATCTCCACCAAATGTTGACTTTGCTCTTTGTATCCATTGTCTTGATTCAAGGTTAGGGATGCACAAACCACTAAACTAGTTTTACATCTGCGTACTAACTAATTACGTAAAAATTTAGCACTTGTTTAACCTTGATAGAGACGCTGCAAGGCAACGCCTCTATGATTTCTCAACCACCGACATGGATTCCTGGTCGCCTATGGGGATTTTTTTCGGCGCGACGCAGTACTTCACGGGTAACTACAGCAATATCACCTTCACCAAATAAAATAAACCGCAGTAAATATTGGATGGGATTTCCTTCCACCCAGCCGAAATAAGCGTGCGGAATTTTACCAGTTTGGTCACGAATATACAGTAGCAAAGCGGCGATCGCATTGGGTACTGCGGCACTTTCAGCCCGCAAAATTCGATAATCACCAACTTGTACACCTTTGACTCGAATCACATCAGTAAAATCTGACGCATCAGATATCAAAATTTCTAGAAAGATCACTGGATCTGTCGGCGGAATGTGGTTATCTTCCCGTACCTCTTTTTCCTTTAACAAATATTCTTGTTCATCACCCACATTTAATCGATTAGCAATGATGCGGATTGCACCTTGGCTTTCTTCAGCAATGAATTGGCGGGCATTTTCATCAACTTCTATTTGTTCTACTCGCAGTTCTGTGGAGCGCCAAACGCGGGAAACTAGGGAAGTACAAATAATTGCACCAATAAAGAACGCGGCGATTTTAATCCCTTCTGGTCTCTCAATAATATTGACAATTGTCGTATAGATAAAGACCAGTGTTATCAGTGCAAAAATGAATCTTCCCTTTGGAGAATTTTGACGATGGGCTGATAAAGTAACAGCAAAGGCGGCGGAACTTATTAATACCAATACACCTGTTGCATAAGCACCACCCTGTGCTTCTACATTTGCCTGGAAAATCACTGTTACCACAAAGGCAATCGTGATATAAACCAATACTAAGGGTCTGGTTAGTAACGCCCAACTCGGTGCCATACCATAACGTGGTAAGTAACGAGGCACAATATTTAGTAGCCCTGCCATTGCGGATGCACCAGCAAACCACAAAATAGAAATGGTGCTTAAATCATAAATGGTACCGAAGCCATTACCTAAATACAGATGTGCCAGATAAGCAAGGGCGCGGCCATTGGCTTTACCACCTGTGGCAAATTCCGTGGCGGGAATTAACAGAGTAGTGACAAAACTGCTGGTTAGTAAAAAGAAGCTCATAATTACAGCCGCAGCAGTCAGTAGCTTGCGAGTATTCCGCACTCTTCCTCTGGGCATTTCTGGGGTATCGCTACTACTACCTTGAACTAGGGGCATAACAGTTACACCAGTCTCAAATCCTGATAAGCCTAATGCCAGTTTGGGAAATAATAGGATAGCTAGACCGATGAGAGCAAAGAAATTAGAATGATGGGCAAAAAGTGCTGTTTGCCAATTTGCGATCGCACCTGGGTTAATTGCAATATGATATAACCCAATGCTAATGACAACTAAATTTAACAGCAGATAAACTGCCACTAAAAATACCGCAATCCCAATTGCTTCTTTAAAGCCTCTCAAGAAAACTACACCGAGTAAAGCAATTAACATTAAGGTAATAGCAATGCTTTGACTGTGCAGCAGACTTGGTGTCAGCGGATTTTCAATGATATGGGCTGTGGCATCAGCGGCAGACAGAGTAATAGTAATAATAAAGTCAGTTGCCACAAAGCCAAGTAGACACAATACCAGTAATTTGCCTTGCCACCAAGACAGCAAATGCTCCAACATAGCAATAGAACCTTCACCATGTGGGCTTTTAGCAGCAATACGGCGATAGATTGGCAATGCACCAAAGAGCGTTAATAAAACCAAAATAAGCGTAGCAATAGGAGAAAGCGCACCTGCCGCCAATGCCGCAATTCCCGGTTGATAGCCGAGAGTAGAAAAATAATCTACACCGGTTAAGCACATAACTTGCCACCAAGGATGCTGGCGGTGTGCTTCTTCCTTCTGGTAAGGCCCTTCCTTTTCGCGGCGGTTTTCTGCCAGTAACCAGCGCATAAACCGTCTACTGAGCCGTTTTGTTGAGAACATTGATTTAGCCATCAAATCCGATTTTGTTATAAAAGTCGCTGCTGTGAGTGCTTTGAGTTTGGTAGTTTTATTCAAAATTTTGAACTACAAATCCACTTACAGAATAAAGAACAACAAGTTTTTACATTAGAAATTTTCCCCAAATAATTGATTTCCATAAACCAAGTCCTGACAAAAATCAGGAAAAGTATGACTTGTCTATGGATATTAGGTATAGATATAA
This window of the Nostoc sp. HK-01 genome carries:
- a CDS encoding Holliday junction resolvase-like protein yields the protein MTMTTKQYISALGLDVGLKRIGVAGCDRTGLIATGITTVERSSFERDVEQFQNIVNEREVEILVVGLPYSMDGSLGFQARQVQKFATRLGKALKLPIEYVDERLTSYQAEQMLIAEKVSPSRNKGLIDRKAAALILQQWLDARRATAVKMLSSMDSF
- a CDS encoding HAD family phosphatase, with product MTWNNLLQPDLILHGSVLRLTKKIIQQYGLKGLVLDVDETLVPFTVGTPSPELRQWVEEIRMNVDLWLVSNNLSESRIGSIARSLNLPYYLGAAKPSRRKIRAALQSMDLPAHQVGMVGDRLFTDVLAGNRLGMFTILVEPIIHPDAALRSHPVRNFEVWFSEILGASITPKQNTIHKK
- a CDS encoding glutamate 5-kinase, with translation MTKTIVVKIGTSSLTQPETGQLALSTIATLTETLCNLRQQGNRVILVSSGAVGVGCARLGLTERPKAIALKQAVAAVGQGRLMRIYDDLFTTLQQPIAQVLLTRSDLVQRSRYLNVYNTFKELLGLGVIPVVNENDTVAVEELKFGDNDTLSALVASLVEADWLFLLTDVDRLYSADPRSVPDAKPISLVSNIKELAKLQIQTGGQGSQWGTGGMVTKISAARIAIAAGVRTVITQGRFPRNLEKILQGEPLGTHFEPQPEPTSARKRWIAYGLVPAGKLYLDQGAIIAISQAGKSLLAAGIKAVEGEFDTQAAVQLCDTHGNEIARGLVNYSSDELQKICGRHSREIPEILGYVGSDTVVHRDNLVLT
- a CDS encoding ABC transporter-like protein, producing the protein MSDALFCIENLRVAYPQRGGEELSWAVDDVSLTLQPGERMGLVGESGCGKSTLGRAVMRLLPSSSRIEGRVTFQGEPVFDLTPTQLRKFRGEVVALIFQDPMTRLDPLMTIGKHCLETLQAHSPELSAKEAKEKALATLEKVKIPASRWNQYPHEFSGGMRQRVAIALALLLNPKLIVADEPTTSLDVTVSAQILQELTRLCAEENMALLLISHDLAMVAEYCDRIGVMYKGKMVEMGATTSVFGNPQHEYTRSLLQAALHIQTVDEVTEDWGLGNEENISQTPILRVTELKQHYTIEPNFIERLFKAESQTIKAVDGINLELYQGEILGLVGESGCGKSTLSRTILQLIHPTSGKVEFLGKDLTKLSRQEIRSSRRQMQMVFQDPHACLNPAMTVGQSIGDPLLIHNLADAAKAKEEVLWMLQKVGLTPPEVYYQRYPSDLSGGQQQRVAIARALITRPKLLICDEPVSMLDASVQSQVLDLMLQLKEEFELTYLFITHDLWLARFLCDRIAVMHGGKIVELGPTKQIFANPQHPYTKTLLAAAPLLARA
- a CDS encoding GCN5-related N-acetyltransferase: MTSLLPRNLSVVIRPVHFRDLDGIERLTQESFTAMTPNESSCANHQMQSLRRWYGLLKFLSWFPNPLQYRFCAFVAEQGRMLLGMIQVSPFNRTRSTWRIDRVLLDRTADKQGIGSQLLRHCFESILEARTWLLEVNINDVDALALYRQNGFQRLAEITYWKIEADLLAELAQAEPDLPNLLPVSNADAQLLYQLDTASMPPLVRQVFDRNTRDFKTSLFGALTDAVKQWITKTEVVSGYVFEPQRKAAIGYFQVQLDRKGETPHVATLTVHPAYTWLYPELLSQLARIAQDFPQQGLRLASLDYQPEREEYLERIGAKRTEHTLIMSRSVWHKLRESKFVSLEGIQWTDVLQGLQPARKPIPGGMSWAKTVQPQSSDIPVPTKSEPITFKCNNCNIEASCQNESVDGQQEK
- a CDS encoding Photosystem II reaction centre protein PsbA/D1, encoding MTATLQQRKSANVWEQFCNWITSTNNRLYIGWFGVLMIPTLLAATTCFVIAFIAAPPVDIDGIREPVAGSLLYGNNIISGAVVPSSNAIGLHFYPIWEAASLDEWLYNGGPYQLVIFHFLIGVFCYLGREWELSYRLGMRPWICLAFSAPVAAATAVFLIYPIGQGSFSDGMPLGISGTFNFMIVFQAEHNILMHPFHMLGVAGVFGGSLFSAMHGSLVTSSLVRETTENESQNYGYKFGQEEETYNIVAAHGYFGRLIFQYASFNNSRSLHFFLAAWPVIGIWFTALGVSTMAFNLNGFNFNQSVIDSQGRVINTWADIINRANLGMEVMHERNAHNFPLDLAAGDVAPVALTAPAING